The genome window GGACCGGGTCGCGTTCCTCGATCGTCGCCAGGCACTCTTCCACCAACGCCCCGGCGGTGACTTCTCCGCGTCGCAGCCGGGATCCCAGCGCGGCGATGGTCGTGCCGGGCGACACGATCATCGCTGAGCCCCGGGCGGTGCGGGCGGCGCGCCGTCACGGCCGGCGATCGGGTCGGCGTGCCGACCGGCAGTTTCCCCGCTGCCGGCCGCCCCCTCGTTGCCGGCAGTCTCGTGGGCACGCGCGGCCCGCTCCCCGCCGGTCCTCGCCCAGTCGGCCGCGCGCAGCGCGCGGGTGGCCCGGAACAGCATGTCGAGCAAGGGATCGAGGTCCGGGAGACTCCGCCGCGCCGCGTCCCGACGTGCCTGCTCGCGCCAGTCCTCGAGTTGCATGCGGTCCCGCGGTCAGATCATCGCGTCGTCCCGGAACGCCTCGCCGCGTGCGAAGCGTCCCGGGTCGAACCCGCCGATGTCGAGACGCGCCGACGCGCCGGTCATGAGCAGCTCGGCCAGCGCCGCGCCCGTCGCCGGGGCCATCATCAGGCCGTGTCCGCTGAAGCCGTTGGCGAGGTGGAAGCCGGCCAGCGCCGGGTGCTCGCCGAGCAGCGGGTTGTGATCCGGGGTCATCTCGTACAGGCCCGCCCATCCTTCCACCAGCTCGGCCGCCTCGAAGGCCGGCAGGCGCGCCACGAGCGGCGGCCGGAAGTCGGTGGTCCAGCGGTCGGCATCGCAGGCGAAGTTCTCGCCGGCCGGCTCGTCCAGCTTCGTGCAGGCGACGATGATGCGATCCGGATCGCCGGGCGCGACCGGGTCGTCATGGCGCCAGTGGACGCCGCCCGGGTCGATCACCACCGGGAACCGGTAGGGCCAGCGGTGCGGCAGGGCGCAGCGGAACAGGTGCTGGCGGACCGGGGTCACCGGGAGATCGAGATCGGCCAGCGCCGCGAGCTTCGCGGCGAACGGACCGGCCGCGTTGACCACCGCGCGGGCGTCGAGCGTCACGCCGCCGTCGAGCGTCACGCCGCGCACGCGCCCGCCGGTCACCTCCAGGCGCCTGACCTCCCCGGTGACGTACGTCGCCCCGGCCGCCGCCGCCGCGTGCCGGAAGCCGGCGAGCACCTCGCGCGGATTGGCGTAGCCGTCGTCCGGTCCGAAGATGCCGAAGCGGACGTCGTCGAGAAACAGGTCGGGCACGCGGGCGCGAATCCCGTCGACATCCAGGCGTTCGACGTGCGCGCCGAGCGCGCGCTGCTGCGCGTAGCGCCGCTCGAACCGCGCCGCGTTCCCGTCGTTGGCGAGGAAGAGGTAGCCGCGTTGGCGGAACCAGGCTTGCGGCCGGTGCTCGGGTGTCCGCATCGCCGTGTCGAACCGCTCGTAGAAGCGGACGCTGTACTGGGCGAGGCGGATGTTGGCGGCCGAGCCGAACTGCTGGCGCACGCCGCCCATGGCGAGAAACGACGAGGCCCGCCGATAGGTCGGGTCGCGCTCGACGACGACGACCTCGCCTGCGAAGCCGCCGGTCCGCAGGTGCCAGGCGATGCTGGAGCCCACGACCCCGCCGCCGACGATGACGATGCGGTCAGGGGACATGAGTCGGTGCGGTCGTGACGCCGGTCGTGCTACGCGCGGCGCGGGAGATCGTCCGCGGGCCGCCGCGGGGCGGCGCCGTCCTCGATGTAGCGCTTCAGGGCGTCGAGCGACAGCCCCCAGCCCGAGCTCATGTCGTCCTGGTAGCGCTTCCAGAGCGCCCCGTCGTCCGCCCCGCTCTGGCGGACCCGAACGCGGGTCGCGGGCCCGTCGACGCGGCAGGTCACCTCGAGCCCCATCGGGCCGAGCGCCTCTCCGCTGGCCGGCAGCCAGTACGCGTTGGCCACGAACAGCTCGCGGCCCGGGCGATACTCCATGACCGTGCCGTGGAAGACGCCGCCGTCCAGGCCCTTCCCGTCGCCCCATTCCAGCGCGTACACGCCGAGCGGGCGCGGCGTGGTCACCGAGCGGAGGACGCCCCACCAGGCCGCCAGGGCCCGCGCATCGAAGAAAGCCGCCAGCACGCGGGTCGGCGCCCCGATGATGCGGACCGCGCGCTCGACGCGAAGCCCCTTGTTCTTCGCCATGGACCGGACCGATAATCCTATCACCGCAACACCGGCGCGCAAGGTGCGCACGAACCGCGGAGCAGTGTCCTGGTTTGAAATCGGAAATCTGGATCCCCCTCCGCTCACGGCGGACACGGGATCGCTGGAAGGATGATCGCCGCGGGGACTCCGACGTGGTTGCTCACGGCCTGCAAGGCGAAACCGACGACGAGGAGTCCCAGGCCTAGCCGCGACCAGAACCGGTGGCGGTTCCACCGCGTCTCACGGTGCTGACGCTCCTCGGGGGTCGGCCCACCCAACAGCAGCCTATCGCCCCTGTCAGGATGCACGACATCGCTCGGCAACCCGAACCGGAACAGCAGGACCACGCCAGCGATGTCGAGCGCCAGGCCGATCGAGTTGATGACATCTGGATCCATCCGAACTCCGATTCCGCAAGGGTTCCGATCCGCACATGCTCCCTGAACTCGAACCGCAGTCACGTACGTGACTGCGCGCCCACACGCGTACGCGCGCATGCTCAATGCCGTAGGCATTGAACGCGCGTGCCAGATCTCGGCCGCAATGTCAAGGGTTTCGATCTCGTACCGCGCACGTGGATCACGTACCTTGATCACGTGCGCGGAAACGGACGCGTTCATGTACGCGTAAACTGATCGTGAATGCGGGTCCACGCGCGCACGCGAAGCGCCTCGCGAAAACGGACGCGGATCGCACCCGGATCGCGTGCGCGAAAACGGACGCGTACGTGCTAGTATACGAACATGCACTGCGTGTACGGATCTGCACGTGGTACACGGAGCGACTTGACGATCAGCGACCGAGAGACTAGGGCGATGAGCGACTTCAAAAAGGTCCGATTGGGTGTAACGGAACGCCAGCTTGACGACATGCGCTTCATCAAGGAGGTGTACAGTCTT of Acidobacteriota bacterium contains these proteins:
- a CDS encoding SRPBCC domain-containing protein, which codes for MAKNKGLRVERAVRIIGAPTRVLAAFFDARALAAWWGVLRSVTTPRPLGVYALEWGDGKGLDGGVFHGTVMEYRPGRELFVANAYWLPASGEALGPMGLEVTCRVDGPATRVRVRQSGADDGALWKRYQDDMSSGWGLSLDALKRYIEDGAAPRRPADDLPRRA
- a CDS encoding FAD-binding oxidoreductase, whose amino-acid sequence is MSPDRIVIVGGGVVGSSIAWHLRTGGFAGEVVVVERDPTYRRASSFLAMGGVRQQFGSAANIRLAQYSVRFYERFDTAMRTPEHRPQAWFRQRGYLFLANDGNAARFERRYAQQRALGAHVERLDVDGIRARVPDLFLDDVRFGIFGPDDGYANPREVLAGFRHAAAAAGATYVTGEVRRLEVTGGRVRGVTLDGGVTLDARAVVNAAGPFAAKLAALADLDLPVTPVRQHLFRCALPHRWPYRFPVVIDPGGVHWRHDDPVAPGDPDRIIVACTKLDEPAGENFACDADRWTTDFRPPLVARLPAFEAAELVEGWAGLYEMTPDHNPLLGEHPALAGFHLANGFSGHGLMMAPATGAALAELLMTGASARLDIGGFDPGRFARGEAFRDDAMI